From a single Candidatus Deferrimicrobiaceae bacterium genomic region:
- a CDS encoding hemerythrin domain-containing protein, translating into ENLPRLAALIVRENGKTDPSARGEMKTIVERFRALSGEITAHLMKEEQILFPTIISVERALAGDSAAGRDIHCGVSPPVRQMIFEHEGAKQLLRDIEAASGAIRSQGGYVPEELLSGLAQLGADLTEHIRKEEEELFPAAIRAESDFFRLQHTPEKKEVAG; encoded by the coding sequence GAAAACCTTCCCCGCCTGGCGGCGCTGATCGTCCGGGAAAACGGGAAAACCGATCCTTCCGCGCGGGGGGAGATGAAGACGATCGTCGAACGCTTCCGCGCCCTGAGCGGGGAGATCACCGCGCACCTGATGAAGGAAGAGCAGATCCTCTTCCCCACGATCATCTCGGTCGAGCGGGCCCTCGCGGGGGACTCGGCCGCCGGGCGGGACATCCACTGCGGCGTCTCCCCTCCCGTCCGCCAGATGATCTTCGAGCATGAAGGGGCGAAACAGCTCCTCCGGGACATCGAAGCCGCCTCCGGCGCGATCCGTAGCCAGGGAGGCTACGTCCCCGAGGAACTCCTGTCCGGGCTGGCGCAGCTTGGCGCCGACCTGACCGAACATATCCGGAAAGAGGAGGAAGAGCTGTTCCCGGCCGCGATCCGCGCCGAGTCCGATTTCTTCCGTCTGCAGCACACACCCGAGAAAAAGGAGGTTGCCGGATGA
- a CDS encoding c-type cytochrome: MTKKTAFWIFLLGTLSSAVLFLAATWDTQRQVATLSNVDKLSDQVVAGKRAFEKYNCNDCHTILGFGGYYAPDLTRVVQRVGADGIRYRVKSPEKAFANSWRKMPNLKVSDAEVEDLVAFFTWVGEINNNDWPPQDSKKRLSRGEQAMVASVGVSPGAAVFQSKGCMNCHALGGTGGTFGPALDTIGRKLSAEQIERKIRDPKSVDPKSMMPAQAGLSDRELEEVSKFLSNLK; encoded by the coding sequence ATGACCAAAAAGACCGCCTTCTGGATCTTCCTGCTGGGCACGCTCTCCTCGGCGGTCCTGTTCCTCGCCGCCACGTGGGACACGCAACGGCAGGTGGCGACCTTGTCGAACGTGGACAAGCTGTCCGACCAGGTCGTGGCGGGGAAGCGGGCGTTCGAGAAGTACAACTGCAACGATTGCCACACGATCCTGGGCTTCGGCGGCTACTATGCTCCCGACCTGACCCGGGTGGTCCAGCGGGTCGGGGCCGACGGGATCCGGTACCGGGTGAAGAGCCCCGAGAAGGCCTTCGCCAACTCGTGGAGGAAGATGCCGAACCTCAAGGTTTCCGACGCCGAGGTCGAGGACCTGGTCGCGTTCTTCACCTGGGTGGGGGAGATCAACAACAACGACTGGCCCCCGCAGGACAGCAAGAAGCGGCTGAGCCGGGGCGAGCAGGCCATGGTGGCATCCGTGGGGGTCTCCCCGGGCGCGGCGGTCTTCCAGTCCAAGGGATGCATGAACTGCCACGCGCTGGGCGGCACGGGCGGCACGTTCGGACCCGCACTGGACACGATCGGGCGGAAGCTCTCGGCGGAGCAGATCGAACGTAAAATTCGCGACCCCAAGAGCGTCGACCCGAAGTCGATGATGCCGGCGCAGGCGGGGCTTTCCGACCGTGAGCTCGAGGAAGTGTCGAAATTCCTTTCGAATCTGAAATAA